GATATCGAAGATACTCCCCAAGTGGAAGATTTACAGCAGGAAGAGATTGCTGAAGAGGAACTTAATTATGTAGAAGCCGAAAAAGAGTTATCGGAAGATTCGCCAACGAGCGCTACGGCGGAGGAAGAGAAGGTCGCTGAGGATCATTTAGAAGACGAAGAGCCTGAGGAAGAGATTGATGAGAGCCAACTTTTCGATTATGAGAAGTATGTTTTAGGGGCGAAACTAAGAAGTACTGCCAGAGTTGCTCCAGAAGTAGAGGTCGAGGAGGAGATTGAAGAGGAAGAACCAGTAGCACTGGCCGAAGATGTAGAAGAACAAAATGTGCGTTCTGAAGAGGATATTAGCTTATATAATGATGAGCTCATGCCGTATAGCTTCCGTTGGTGGTTATACAAGACTCGACTTGAACATGCGGATACTTATCAGCCTTTTGCACAGCCCGCATTTCCCAAACCCCATAAGGGACAGTTCGATCCACGTAAGTTGGATGAAGCTATTTTAGATCAGCAGATCCGAGAGAATATTTTCCATTTGCAAAACCCGGAAGATAAGCTCAGCGCGCAATATCAAAAAGATACAGTAGAATTTAACCCCGCGGAAGAGAAAGATGAGGTCATCGAGAAGTTTATTCGTGAAGAGCCTCAAATTCAACCTCCGAAGGCAGAGGAAATCAACAACGAAAATAAAGCAAGAAAGAGCTCTGAAGATCGTCTTTCTGTTGTCACCGAGACCTTAGCAAATATTTACGAAGGACAGGCCATGTATGAGAAAGCGATTTTGGTGTTTAAAAAATTAATTTCCGAGAATCCAGAAAAAAAATCGTACTTTGCGACCCGAATTAAAGAGTTAGAACAAAAGTTATAAATAGAAATATAGAAATGACAACCTTATTTATTATCCTTATCATTTTAGCGAGCTTATTATTATCGTTTTTTGTATTGATACAGAATCCAAAAGGTGGAGGTTTATCTTCAGGATTTTCTGGCGGAGCTAACTTAATGGGGGTTCAACGTACCGGCGATATTTTAGAAAAAGGTACATGGATTTTAATCATCGCATTAATGGTGTTCAGTTTAGCAATTAACATCATGGGGCCTTCAGGAACAAAGACCGGTGGTTTAGGGGATCAGATTGAGGCGCCAGCGCAAGGTCCTAATCTCAACTTGAATCCTAACACAAATCCTACTGCTCCTGCCACAGGTACTACGGCACCTGCAGCTCAGGCACCTGCGGCTACAGATTCAACTAAATAAGCTTAATCTCACTAAAAATATTTATTTAGCCCTGTCCAATGTGACAGGGCTTTTTTTATTTCCAAGTGCAATGGCCTACTTGGCAAGTTAAAATTGTTTGATGGTCATTTTGACAGACTGACACGAATTTCCTTCGCATATGTCAGTAATTGGGCTTGAAAATGGAAAAATTGGCAAGAAAAAAGCTCTTTTTTTGATTGGCATAGTTACTGATGCCTTACGTTCGAATAAGTAAATTAAAATATAATAAACTGATATACAATTATGGCTTTAAGTATTAAACCTATCGGAGACAGAGTAGTAGTTGAAGCTGCTCCAGCAGAAGAAAAAACAGCATCGGGTATCTACATTCCTGACACAGCGAAAGAAAAACCATCTCAGGGTACAATCGTTGCAGTAGGTACTGGAAAACCTGACGAACCTCTTACTGTACAAGTTGGCGATAAAGTATTGTATGGTAAATATGCAGGTACTGAAATTACTTATGAAGGTAAAGAATATTTAATTATGCGTGAAGCTGATATTTACGCAGTTCTGTAATTTAATCAATCAATCATTAACAATCTAACAATAATAGCAGCGAAAGAATGATCGGTACTGTTATTATTCGACTACAATTTTCATAACAATGGCAAAACAAGTAAAATATAACGTTGAAGCGCGCGACGCATTGAAAAAAGGTGTTGATACTTTAGCGAACGCTGTAAAAGTAACATTAGGACCTAAGGGTCGTAACGTAATTATCGAAAAGAAGTTTGGATCACCAGCGATCACTAAAGATGGTGTTTCTGTTGCTAAAGAAATCGAATTGAAAGATGCTTTAGAGAACATGGGTGCTCAAATGGTGAAGGAAGTTGCAT
The DNA window shown above is from Sphingobacterium hotanense and carries:
- the secG gene encoding preprotein translocase subunit SecG, with the translated sequence MTTLFIILIILASLLLSFFVLIQNPKGGGLSSGFSGGANLMGVQRTGDILEKGTWILIIALMVFSLAINIMGPSGTKTGGLGDQIEAPAQGPNLNLNPNTNPTAPATGTTAPAAQAPAATDSTK
- a CDS encoding co-chaperone GroES, with translation MALSIKPIGDRVVVEAAPAEEKTASGIYIPDTAKEKPSQGTIVAVGTGKPDEPLTVQVGDKVLYGKYAGTEITYEGKEYLIMREADIYAVL